The window TGGTCGCTCAACAACTGGGTATCAGACAAGCTGATCAGTGGCAGACTGGCAGTCACCACAAGGTCTGTTTACATACAGTATTATAATCGAGAGAATGTAGTCCAGTGTATCCAAATGTTCTGTTTCATGTAAACactacattgaaaaaaaaagagcagaaCATCTTTTTGATACCAAACAAATATCATATCAACTTCAGCAAATCTTATATTCTTCCTATGAGAAAACAGACAAGGTTTATCCAAGATGAAACAGAACAACAAGACTagtaagctttttttttctgtattgaATGAGAAGAGGGTTGTGATTTCTGAGAAAGTCACCTTAACAACCCAATTTTTATCCACTAAAAGATTTGGGGATTTCAAGTCACGATGCACAATAGTAGGATGGCTAGCATGCAAGTAGTTCATCCCTTTTGCCTGCAAGACAATAATAAACTGTCAACACGGTATaaaaataagcatcaacaacGAAAACAAACAAAACAGCTTCCTGAAGCTTACCACATCCAATGCCATTTTTAGCCTTCGTGTTTCATCAATTTGACTGTTTGGCCTATGCAATAGGCGGTAAAGGCTCCCTCTGAAAAAGGAAGTATGTTATCTTTGTTGTAATATCTCTTTCCGCTCATATAACATATGCACAAAAGTAGAAGGAGCCAATGGTTATGTTGACTGAATAAACCAAAAACAAAGTTGGAGGAACCTTGGAAGGTATTCAGTTAATATCGAAAGATTTGGTGGTTGTGTCACATATCCCAAGAACAGAACTACATTTGGATGCCTCAGCCTTGACATGATCCCAACCTTGAAGAGAAGGAATGCACACTCAGTTGAGGAAATAAAGTCGATAATATTTATACACAAACTCCAAAAGAGATGCAATGCATTAAATCTTAAAAGTGGACTCACTTCACATTTGAATTGATCTAGTGCAACACCCGATAAATCCTGGTCAAGAAATTTCTTCACTGCAACTTCCTGCAATAGATGAGGACAATAAATTACCAGAGCAAGAAACTCACAAAACAATGGCAATTTAGGTGAAAATGAATCATATATGTTTTGTTTCTTCCAGCTTGGTAAATTTGTTACAGTGGGCCTGATATTTCCCTATTTTGTTTTATTGGCCTTCCTAGGCAACAAACCTTTGATATCCAATAGTTACCTGTTAAAAGTCACTGCTTTGCAATACAATGAACCAGTGGTGGCTCTATTTATGAGCTAGTTCGTACAGACACAGTAGTTATCCAGTCCTGTACTGTCTTACTATTTAAGCTATAGACCTTACGACCACTTCGTACTACTAgcaaaatataatataagaaTTGCTCTTCAAATATGTGACTTACAGTGCCATTCCAATCTGCATGATATACTTCCCCATATGAAcctgcaaaaataaatttagtttAGAACACAGAGAGTAATGGTACAAAAGAAAAGTATCCAATACATTACAGAGTAATGGTATAAAATAACACAAAATTTAACTTAGTTcagtatgtaaaaaaaattaaaaaggaaaTAACGATGGGGATCACATTGCAAAATCCAGCTAATTTATTCCACTCTCTAGCCtgaataagtgcagttttatttttatttttcagtgTCTCCATAATACAACTTTGGCCAATAACACAGAAAACACCATTGGTTGACAGCGAATTATAACGCAATGAAAGTGGTGTTGGTTTAGTTGTAAAAGTTCATAATTTAGAACACCTTCATTCTAAAACTGAACCATTAGCAAGTTcctgaataaaaaaaaatccatgataCGCGCAGCAGATATCGTATATTTTGGAAATTAGAGGCATTCAGACAAGCACCAGTCGTTAAAATAGAACAATGTCTGTGAAACAAGATCGATTTCACAATACAAAGCTTCAAAGTGGATGACTACCAAAAATGTTAAGGAAGAACCATAAAAAGTCTGAATTTTCAATCAAATAAATGAATGTATTTATTACTAATGTATTTAGTGCCATGTAGAGAGCAAGAGACATTTACTCTTTCTGCATATATATTCATGTAACTTGGTGTTCATTGTAAACTTGAAATGCAGTATGTTGTCCCCTTAGAGAAGCTACCTCTTAATTAACTACTTACTGCTATACTAGTAAGTGGTAATATAAGATCTTGGAATTAATGCAGATACCTAGACCAATGCGCTCTCCAATATGAAGATCTTCCCATGGTATTTCATAGTCAGCAACGTCATCTATAACAGAGCTGATTGTTTTCGTGCTAGAACAGCTCGACTTGTCCAAGTTTCCATTGCTACTTCCTGGCATCTTCACCAAAGAGTCCTCAGAAAACCTTTGGTCCTCGTTGGCAATGGCATGAGCTGTATGATCATGCAAATCCAAATTTCTGCCAATTGCTTCTGTATTCCCCACATCATGCTGTGCATCTTCATGGAAACAATTCACTACTGCTAGTGTTTTGGTATTGCCATGTTGCAATGGAGAATCTTCCGCTACATGACCATTTGGCAAATTTTGACCTGTTTTAGCGATTACCAACCATCCTGCAGTTTTGTCATCTTCAGAAGCAGTATGTTTGCATATTTCAGGTTTCTCATAGGTGGGTAGCAATGCAGTGCCCTCCAGGAGCAAGTCTTGCAAATTTTGTGCAAACTGTGGGTCCACTTCTGTGGGCACTAAATACATGGGAGCATCGTTGACTTTCATCAGATGCGGAATTTCCCCTCCATCAGATATGGTACTTTGTTTAAGCGGGTTCTCTGTGTGGAAGATGTCTTCCAGCTGTGAACTTGCAAGTGCTAAAGCAGATTTTTGTTCAGATGAACTTCCCCCCATGTCACTTGTATTCTTACATCCAGCACTAATCTGCTCAAGGGCTATGCATAGTTCTGCAACACTCTCCTCGATGGCATCATTGCTCAGTTGACTATTGTTGGAGTCCTGAAACTGACTGCCAGAAATATCTGAAGGGATTAATGTGCCTGGAGCTCCCATCAGATCAACTATATATTCAACACTGCAATAGGATTTGATTGTTATATATCAACACAGAAGATGTCCTAATATTAAATACTGAAAGATTGTAAAGATACAATGTAGATAcctgtcaaaatcaattttaaccAAGTTAATAGCCCCTTCATCTGTCCCCGTATAATATATTCCTTTGACAAGCTTGCATGGTAGATTAACTCGATCAGCTAGTACCTGAAACCAATCTGATCAGTTATTTTCTTTGTCCAACAGAAACCTACTTACGTAGAAAGCTGTCACCAAGATATGTAGTCAATGAAACAAGGTTCAAAGGTGTTTCTTTTTCATCAACCATTTCAATTATCCATTCCATACAGCAAATTCAAGATTTACCGATGCCCATAAATGAACTAGATTGGCTTCCACAGTTGGACTACCACAGCTCATAATGGACAATATAACTGGTTGAAGGTGAGTACTAAACATCTAAACATTTTTCAATATCATAACTGGAATCGGGAATCATTTGTGCTTTAAACAACCATTCCACAATGTAAATTGTGCAACAAGATGGAAATTGTTACCATGGGGCTATTCCCATATTTTCTTACACTTGACATAATTTAATGCCCTATGTGAATGACTGGATTGAAGTAGAATACAGTACTTCTGCAGAGATACTAACCTTAAATAGCAAAGATCTGTGGCGCGACAACCCAATGCGAAGCAAACCAAGAGGGAGAACAATACTGTTGCGCTGAAGGCATAGCGCGCGGCTCTTCACTCCCCATTCCCTGTTCATTTCATCAGCATCATCCACCGGACCGCCCATAGCATCAACCACAAGGTTTGCAATCTTCTGCACGAGCTCCGGCGAAGCGACTCCACCATGCTCCGCCCTATCCTGCGCGGCAATTGCCAGAGCCCTCCCTTCGAGCCGCTTCAGCGCCGGATCACGCTCCCGATTGACCAAAACTGCCACGTACGCGGCGTCTCCACCGACGGGAACCGCCCTGAGGGTGGTCAGGGAGGGGAATTTGGCCTGGAAGTGCGGATGCATCGGCGCGCCGCACACATCGTAGAACCCGTCGGAGAGCCTCTCGTCGTAGTTGACGACGCAGTGGTTCCAGTACCGCGCGGAGAGGGCCTCCATGGGGCCCCggtccccggcggcgccgccgaggctGATGCGCTCGGCGGCCCGGATCTGGACCGAGTCGGCGTCCACGAGCCCCGCGTGATCCGACGCCGAGATGGCCAGCGCGAGCCGCACCTGGtactcctcctccagccgcgtCATCGTCGCGTCCGCCCCCATCCCCctcggctccgccgccgccgccgccaccggagccGCAACAGGAGCCAtcaccggcgccgcctcggccgccgccgccgcggcgacgaccggaggaggcggcagcggcgggggctGCGCCGACGACCGCCGATGCTGCcgcgggcggtggtggtgctCCCCCGACggggcccccgccgccgccgctcctccgccgctcccgccccCACCCGAGAGGTGGAGCTTCCGCAGCAGATGCTTCATGCGTGACATGGattaccaccaccaccacggaaTCAtacaactcctcctcctcctcctcctccctgatCCGATCCGCCTACCCAACCCAACGAATCAGCGTACCCCGACGAActcacctcctccctcctccgagcaccaccgccgccgatcTACCAATCCATTCCCGCGCTGCTCGATCGCGCGGCGGCCGCTGTAAATTCGTTGCTTCGCGTCGGCTTCGCCTCGGCGCGCGGGGGGTAGCAGCTGCCAAGGTGaagcgaggaagaagaagaagaaggcatcggcatcttcccctctctctccacttttttttttccttttttattatttttggattattattattattattattattattattattattattattattttgggtTGCTCGACGTGTAGTAGTGGTAGACTGGTTTGGGTTGGGTTGCTTGCGCGGTCTCCGGTTTGGGGGGATCGGATGATGATGGGGAGCGTGGGTGACGTGGCAGGTTTGGATCGTGCGGCTGGGATTGATCCGCAGGCCCGTGGTCCAGACTAGAGGCTTCcgagtggatggatggataactcagttttttggatggTTTGACACTAATCCCCACTTCTAGATTAACCTAGCTCTGTATGGACGTGTTCGGCAAATTGTGggtttataataaaaaaataaaaggtcaTTTTAGTTTAGTGTCAATTCTCATCGTAGGAGTaccgactattttttttaaagcaactcaATGTGTAGTTTTGgataatactttttttttttaggctGGGAATCCTTCCCCTCAGCGCTTAAAATGGATTTACAGTCTCACAGATTAACATAAATTATTAAGTATTGattaaaaaactttaaaatagactaatataaatttttaaaataactttcctacgttttttttaaaaagacaccgtttagcagttccgTTCGGAAAACATACGTAGCAAAAATGAGAGAATAAAAGTattaaaaaaggaaagaaaaagcaCATTCTTAGGCAGTCATTTGGATTGGAAcaaacttttaccaaatctatAGAGCTGAGATACATctgttcaaataaaaatttggCAACATTAAAAGTTGAAATATTACACCTAATAAAAGATGTTTTAATCTTAGGCATCCTTACATCTCACACCTTTTATTCTAACCCTCCACTAGTTTGTATTTTCTAATCTTATCCTTTATAGCCCTAAATGCCCCTATTTTGATTAGAAAATCATCGCTCTATCGGCAAAAGTTTCTTCTAATAACTTAGCATACATTCATAATATTCAAAGTTGAAAGCGACAAGTTAAAAATGAGCTATGTATATCATCAACCCGATTctctttgttttccctctcacAACATAtatagggattttttttttcttctcaataCATCCTTACATTCTTCCCCTCTATTAAGAACTTAAAAATGACAACGAAAAGTAGGATCCTCGTCATGCCGGCATTAGAGAGAAAATGTGCGATTATCCCTGACCTTCTACTACGTTCTTCTCCATCATGACAATGTGCGAGTATAGTGGAAGCTTAATGTCACTTTACATTCCGATACAAGATAATCACTAGGGTAACAAAAATTCAGCTGGTTTCAAAAATCAAGATTCTTCGTGTACCATGTGTGTTCAACAAATGAACAACTTTTACACGTCTAGAAAAAGGAAAACCTTATATATAATGATCTAACACCTCATTGGTTTATATATGCATTTCTCTCTCAGCTCTAGATAACTTAATTTTTACTCAATGCTATAAAATCATAGTAGTTTTACCAAGAATTTTACGCTATTCCTTCAAAGATCAAATCTTCATAAACTATCATTTGGAATTTCTAGGTTTGACCAAGACAGCTAGACCTACTAACGTTGGTCTTCATCTACTCCAAACTCTGTTCACGTTTCaactttttatttatttgtaacaAAATAGAAgccttcagtttttttttctcctttaatTTTCGGTAAAAGTGGTTGCCTCCTGGCGATGATGAGTTGTATTAGCCGGCAAGTATAGCCATGAAGGTTTTGTTTGACTTTCAACGGCAGATTTGGAACCATGCAGACACCCACATTCATTGGCCGAGAAGCGTATAAGCACTGGGGCCGGCTCTCCTGTTGCTTAATTTGTCGTTTAATTAATTACACTATTTTAGTGACCGAGTCGCCATCGTCTTAACGGACTGAGCGTCTCAAGCTACAGTAAAAGAATTTACTTAGCTGCATCCAGGTCAAGCAGGGCGGAGGTAGGAAGTTATCAAGAGTAGGACCATGTAGATGTAGTTTCATTCATTGTGTTTAAATTTCGGGTTTGTTTGGTTTGGAACCAATTTTTACTCTACCAAAATCTTGGTAGTGCTAAAATATTAGCAAAtattggcactaccaaattagGTAGTGTTGAATTTGAACTATTGTGgataaaatttggtagcaaatcAAATATGCACTTGCTACTAttgaagttaccaaaattttggtagggcaaTAAGTTGGTATCAAAGCAAACAATCCCTTCATCTAAATTTTAGTGTTTTTCCATTGATTATTTTTTGTTACATATGGGGCCCAagactaaggccctgtttgattcagcttaggattattataatctagattattatgagtaagctgaaataaacagatagcttattatgatagattattacaatctatacgccagattattataactagctgggtggcccgcgcaattgcgcggctagcacccaaacaaattcatataatttttagtatgattttacttaaaatttattaaatagctatctcattatcttaagactttgaaagaccaaaccttatcatcctcgtgtttgtacatatagtttttaaaagtcacaccagttgctacctcttatgtcatctccttttttatttgcttgctcgatctaccactattttaattcattcttcttgaaacctttaaaaattggattttataatttttagagtttattgtcacgttgggttttGCTTTTATAATTTCCATATATCACGTTAAACGTTGCTATTATACTGCTCTACGGTCCATCCActgtttcttctctttattgtcaatGAGAtattaaaaatcgaacataattatcgtttgggttcatttttactttctagaagtcccgccaaaccgtcagcggctttgcgattgtactcctctacggctcacgcgctgcctcccttctttattgtcattgagattttaaaatcaaacatgattatcattggggtttttttttacttttttgaagttccaaaccttttaaaattggacttgtaattttattttttataatttttagaagtcccatcaaacggtaccactatgcccctctacagcTCGTCCGCTGCCTACTCTTTATTGCactgtgattctaaaaatcgaacataactatcgttggaatccattttttattttctagaagtcccatcaaccgtcggcggctctgcaactatactcttatacaccccgcctgctgcttctcctttttattgtcattgagattttaaaaatcaaatatgattatcaatgaggtttattttttttactttctagaagtcccggcaaccgccttacttgtttgcttcacggcctgcctgacgtccctccttttaatcgtcattaggattctatttagtgttttattaacagtttttatatgtcgtaacAACCGCCACCACtatactcctttataggcatgttacttaatttatctcgtcatgtgttttagatggtcatTTCTTttaatagtctttatttttatcacaaatttagttatttataaattgtatttctaattgaaatcttatttttctttttctaattttagaatttatttttttaaaaaaattagttaacatcgtattgtgttcttttagtgtttttattttttattttcaatttcagttgtttcaaaattgtattcctacttgatctctcttttaatttttataattttggatattattttattttttattcaaaattttaattaatctcgtattgggttttttatatggattcttctttcaatattgcttatttttaattccgaatttcagataatgttaaattgtattcctacttgaactcttcttttattttcttttgcttatttcggatttatttttatttttattctgaattttaattaatcttatttttaattctgaatttcagctatttttaaattgtattcctacttgactctcatttccttttttaattttggattttattttatttttatttcgaattttgattaatctcgtattagatTCTTGTATTagattcttatatggaaacttctttcattatttcttatttttaattccgaatttcagctatttttaaattgtatttctacttggactctcctttccttttgtaattttggattttatttaatttttatttcgaattttgattaatctcgtattgggttcttatatggaaacttctttcaatattgcttatttttaattccgaatttcaactattttttaaattggattcctacttggactctcctttttctttttctttccttttctaattttggattttattttatttttatttcgaattttgattattttcgtattggattcttatatggaaacttatttcattattgcttatttttaattctgaatttcagctatttttaaattgtatttctacttggactctcctttccttttctaattttggattttattttatttttatttcaaaatttgattaatctcgtattgggttcttatatggaaacttctttcaatattgcttatttttaattctgaatttcagctatttttaaattggattcctacttggactctcatttttcttttttttctttttcttcgattaatgtgagaatttctagcccccacagcgaacgtgacgccacctttcaaagctgttttaataatataatagatctggtaatccactctaaatgtgctttttttaattattagatAGCTAACATCTAACAAACAGCTAATAatctagagaaacaaacaactaacagcttattctatatcaacttattataatccagcttatagtaatttggctcaataatctagattacaataatctcaaactaaaacaaacagggcctaagctgCCCCACAAGTAGCTCCGTCCCTGAGCGCTTGTTGCATGCTATGCAAGCATGTATGTAAACTCAGTGGCGGAGTCAGGAAATTTACTATATGGgatcaattattattattttagtatGGTCATTTATGTAAATTTGAATGGATTTATAGGAAAAATTAAGATTCAAAGGGCAATAGTGAAAAAGTTGTGGGGTTAGCCGACCTCACAACTTACACATAGATCTGCCATTCTCAGCGTAAACCCGGTTTGTGCCATCAAGCAAAACAAGTACCGGTTCGATGGAAAATGTATGTCATCGCTATTATTATTGGATCGCCAGTATTGACGTAATAGGCTATTTTAAGTAAAACAAATTTGTATTTAAAAATGACTGGCTAGCATATATGAGAGCATAGTATAAccagtaagtttttttttcctggaaaTATCTTGGGGAGTGAAAGGGAGCTAGTGGCATCGTGGCTCATGCATGGCTGTCTACACATGTGAGATGGTAGATGGTACTATCTCCTAGTTGAgcattaatctataattatcgATTGATTAATCAAACGTGTGCTTATGTGTGTGCACAACTGCACATGCTGATCGATGCAAGTTGACTTATGCACACGGGTTCGTGTATGTGTATCCATAGCTAGCCGACCTATTTTGTCTTGAAGCAAAGAATTATACACAAGTGGCTCGACCTGTTGACTTATAGTATTAAAAAAGGGTACTTTTACTTTGCAACAAAATAAAGCACTTGAATTGTTTATCGAACAAAGAGAAGAAGGAGATACATGATGGGGTCAATGGTTAGTGTTATCCAAATCCGCTTGCATCCCAAGGGAGAGACGGCAGAGCAAAATATCTAGAGAAGTTTTAacatctagacatatatatgtttagattcattaacatctatataaatgtgggcaatgttagaaagtcttataatgtAAAATGGATGAAGTATTTCATATGTGTGGTTGGTGTAGACGGAGAAAAAAGCTATTATTTTGGAATTTGTACAATTATCTAGGCGATTTCTTAACTCATCCTTTTGGCGTATGTGAAATGAGAAATTAAATACCGACCATTATAAGCttggaaaataaatttatttaattatttttatacaacttctatatagaatgCTTTTAAAAGAGTATcattttaacagtttaaaaacaTGCTAAAAAAGAGAAAGTTGAAGTTTGAAATCAAAGAAAATAAGTAAATAACATAGCCTAAACATTCTACAATTTGAtccttttaaaaatttatattacAAACAGACCTTCCGCAAAATTTGTTCTcccgttctctctctctttttttccaccTTTCGGTGTTATCATCGAATGGGCCTCCGGTGTAGGCCCATCATTTCATCATGGGCCTCATTCCTGCCAGCCCATTCGTCAGCCCAAGCCGTCGAGCGGCGGCGCGTCTCCGCcgcgagcggcgccggcgagcggcatctcctccccacgccgcctcgccgtcggcgacgacgtcCCCAGCGCCAAGGTcagccaccggcgccgccgccgcgcccccggtccctcctcccctttctctctGGCTTCTCTCATGTCCCCCCTCTATGCCCTCCACCGCGGGCTGCTCCGCCGCTTCGCGGCGCGCGGCCGTCGCGCTCATCCGCATCGAGAAGCGGTGAGCTACAACCCTTGCCGCATTGCGATGTTGTGACACGGGCGAGtcatggccgtcgccgccgccgccgccttgtcgTGCCATACGCCATCGCAACGCGCCGCCGCGCAGCATAGCAGGGCACGCCCGTTTGGTTCCCTCTCAAATGGGTTCATCTCGAGCGATCGGATGAATCGGAATCGTCGAGGCGCTGGAAGGTTCGGTTCGGTCGGTTGATGATCGATTTCCCTGTGGTACGTACGATTCAGGAATCCCAtgcctgtattttttttctctttgcaaAAATTCCGTTTCATCTTCCGCTGCTTAATTCTGCTTGTGATGCGTACGAATCAGGAATCCACAGGTTCTCTTCAGTGCCAACTAGTATTAGTTGGTCCCAATCTTCCAGAATCACCATTTCTGCTTGgatgtttctaagcatgatgGTATTAGTGAGGTTTGCTCAATCAAACTCTATCGTGCACCTGTTCTTCTATTTTGACGAATCACCAACGATTATTTTGTAATAATCAGGTGTCGTCCTGCTATGAAGATTCCGGTGCCGGAAATAGAGGAGATGTATCTGAAGGAGCACCTGGGTGTTGATTTAGTGtatcattactttttttctttGACAAAGAAAGAATCTATCATCACTGATGATGATGTGAAGAATTGCTAGCACATTGCTTGACTCGCTCAGCAATACTTTCTGGATCGGTGAGTCCTTatccttccctttttttttgctgcttCTTTATGTTAGCTTCCCTGCATATTGATCTAGATTGGTTCTGAAAGATATTACACGTGGTAATACAGGAGTTCTTATTCACATTCTGGACAGTTAATCCTTATCCAACATCTCTATCAAAACCATGTAACTCTTGGTCACTGGCTGGGTAGGACAAACACAAAAAAACAATAAGTAAATCTTTTCAGGATGATTAGCCTGACTTTTATGATGTGCAAGAGAAGTTGTACGGACAGTGGCCAGCAATTTCATAGTTAAATGAAAAATGAATAGTTTGGTATGATATAGGTATGACTTTACGTATGCCAGCACATGAATGGCAttgatttcttctttctttattgTTTTATGTTGATGAAGAGTCAAGGTACAAAAGTAAGGAAATGTGAAAAGAGACATGCAAAGAAATCACATTAACTGTGCTTATTCTACAGTATCCTCATTTACCAACTAAATGCATGTGAACTGTGAAGTATCCTACACTATACTCATTTTCTTCCTGCTGACATCTGGTGgaaagatttttctttttattttttttacattcatCAACCTTGGGCTGCATTCACTTGCAGTTATTTATTGATGATGCATTTTTCCTCTCGATCTCTATTCCTTAGGAGGTTACATGAAGTCAAGTGCCTGGGCTATAGCAGATTcaattataaaaagaaaaacttgatTAGGTATCTAGTAATAGAAATTGAGTAATGCCCGGCGAAAAAGAAATTGAGTAATCGTGATAGATATATATGCCTGAAATGCATGCTTGACGGATAAATTGGGTTGTATATGAAGTAGTGTGTGTGGTCTACATGCACTGATGCGGATATTTCAGCATGGGATCTTGCCAACAAGATTGTTGAACAGAAAATTATTTGCATTTGAAAGCTTTCACTACATGACATTATTTTTGTGTGAACCCTTTTAATTGGCTCCGTGTTCATAACTGTCTCTTTTGTTTCAGCAATCCTGTCCATATTCAAGGTCAAAACAAGAATGATTCTACCTTAACATGGGAAAGCTCGTGCTACTTGACAATGTCATAATGAATCGCAGTCAATCTCTGATATTCGTATCTGAAGTCTCCTGCTTGTGTCCATTTACCATGAAACCATCCTGGATGAAGCCCAATGAATTGTGGCTGAGAACAGTTGCCTGATTCCAGTCATTTTCATGTGCCCTCAGTTCACTGGCACTTGATCTGGGAAGAAAGGTACACATTTGTTCCTATTGTATTGCTGTTGACTTGTCACTATACACTTAGTTCTGCAGTTCCTTTATTGTGTAATATCCTGGCATTATTTGTGATGTAT of the Oryza sativa Japonica Group chromosome 2, ASM3414082v1 genome contains:
- the LOC4328754 gene encoding probable serine/threonine-protein kinase SIS8; protein product: MSRMKHLLRKLHLSGGGGSGGGAAAAGAPSGEHHHRPRQHRRSSAQPPPLPPPPVVAAAAAAEAAPVMAPVAAPVAAAAAEPRGMGADATMTRLEEEYQVRLALAISASDHAGLVDADSVQIRAAERISLGGAAGDRGPMEALSARYWNHCVVNYDERLSDGFYDVCGAPMHPHFQAKFPSLTTLRAVPVGGDAAYVAVLVNRERDPALKRLEGRALAIAAQDRAEHGGVASPELVQKIANLVVDAMGGPVDDADEMNREWGVKSRALCLQRNSIVLPLGLLRIGLSRHRSLLFKVLADRVNLPCKLVKGIYYTGTDEGAINLVKIDFDSVEYIVDLMGAPGTLIPSDISGSQFQDSNNSQLSNDAIEESVAELCIALEQISAGCKNTSDMGGSSSEQKSALALASSQLEDIFHTENPLKQSTISDGGEIPHLMKVNDAPMYLVPTEVDPQFAQNLQDLLLEGTALLPTYEKPEICKHTASEDDKTAGWLVIAKTGQNLPNGHVAEDSPLQHGNTKTLAVVNCFHEDAQHDVGNTEAIGRNLDLHDHTAHAIANEDQRFSEDSLVKMPGSSNGNLDKSSCSSTKTISSVIDDVADYEIPWEDLHIGERIGLGSYGEVYHADWNGTEVAVKKFLDQDLSGVALDQFKCEVGIMSRLRHPNVVLFLGYVTQPPNLSILTEYLPRGSLYRLLHRPNSQIDETRRLKMALDVAKGMNYLHASHPTIVHRDLKSPNLLVDKNWVVKVSDFGMSRLKHHTFLSSKSTAGTPEWMAPEVLRNEPSNEKCDVYSFGVILWELATMRVPWSGLNPMQVVGAVGFQNRRLEIPKEIDPLVATIISSCWENDPSKRPSFSQLLSPLKQLQRLVVPENC